The following are encoded in a window of Doryrhamphus excisus isolate RoL2022-K1 chromosome 16, RoL_Dexc_1.0, whole genome shotgun sequence genomic DNA:
- the LOC131104685 gene encoding MYND-type zinc finger-containing chromatin reader ZMYND8-like isoform X1 gives MHPQSLAEEEIKTESDVVEGMDASVRSKAPDPSGSAERSLAPQKRRVSSPTHSSNGHSPSEASPSPLKKKKKPGAMNSNNKDQSELRHGPFYYMKQPALTTDPVDVVPQDGRNDFYCWLCHREGQVLCCELCPRVYHAKCLKLPAEPEGDWFCPECEKITVAECIETQSKAMTMLNIDHLSYLLKFALQKIKQPGTEPFQKPVSLEQHPDYAEYIFHPMDLSTLEKNIKKKMYGCTEAFLADMKWILHNCIIYNGGNHKLTATAKVIVKICEHEMNEIEVCPECYLSACQKRDNWFCEPCSQPHTLVWAKLKGFPFWPAKALREKDGQVDARFFGQHDRAWVPINNCYLMSKEIPFSVKKTKSIFNSAMQEMEVYVENVRKKFGVFNYAPFRTPFTPNNQLQMLLDPANPSAGTVKTEKPDKLRFNFDVTASPKMVLGKSSTPSSMCRRVSMTDIPRSPMSTNSSVHTGSDGEQDMEKASRNLAFHYSTGEESMDYTASPVSGKVGPAGSLTGSPKPLNPGVVPKQERPASTGGILNLNLDRVKAEMDLKELSETVQQQQQQQVASASLPTPKRPIRSLDKTIESCKAQLGIDEISEDVYKGVDHSDTEDSDKSDSSDSEYISDEEHKPNSSSKDDKVKADRKRPRASAAEAETKEAVAVTGDKSTPESHTKDKQDGNAPEEAVKEKSKVTDSQSVTDKSKTPEEGRVPAAASVTEQDSDSERELVIDLGDEGGRDSKRSRKDVGASSAKTPKESSAAKLDSKLPNSAAAAPLAASTLKDSLQPSSAAVNNNSLAANSQPSAGSVTGSTSSAPSTSVASTSPVPPAIKKQRPLLPKETAQAVQRAVVWNPTKLQNSSQKCHVQKQQHAEQSAVQSQGQVQPQTQAQLQTNSSSSTRYQTRQAAKVQQKDSPQSTSASSSSSSFMSGDFPIPTASADVAADIAKYTNKIMDTIKGTMTEIYNDLSKSTSGNTIAEIRRLRIEIEKLQWLHQQELSEMKHNLELTMAEMRQSLEQERERLVAEVKKQMEVEKQQAVDETKKKQWCANCRKEAIFYCCWNTSYCDYPCQQAHWPEHMKSCTQSATASQQEPEVEPNVDPSVKSSGHSPATQTLPAEAVAAAAAAAAAAASGGGTQDRTPPLSSSISDKSNSPTYIDKSKDSTGVTVT, from the exons ATGCATCCACAGAG TCTGGCTGAGGAGGAGATAAAGACGGAGTCGGATGTGGTTGAAGGGATGGATGCATCTGTACGATCTAAAG CCCCGGATCCATCAGGGTCAGCAGAACGCTCCCTGGCACCGCAGAAGAGGAGGGTGTCCAGTCCCACCCACTCCTCCAATGGACACTCTCCGTCAGAGGCCTCCCCGAGCCCActcaagaaaaagaagaagcccGGGGCCATGAACTCTAACAACAAGGACCAG TCAGAGCTAAGACATGGTCCCTTTTACTATATGAAGCAGCCAGCACTCACCACAGACCCTGTTGATGTTGTACCGCAGGACGGGAGGAATGATTTCTACTGCTGGCTGTGCCACCGCGAGGGCCAGGTGCTCTGCTGTGAGCTCTGccccagggtgtaccacgccaaGTGTCTCAAACTACCAGCTGAGCCTGAGGGCGACTGGTTCTGTCCAGAGTGTGAG AAAATAACAGTTGCTGAATGCATTGAAACACAGAGCAAAGCAATGACAATGCTGAATATAGACCATCTCTCTTACTTGCTCAAATTTGCACTCCAAAAGATTAAACAGCCTGGG ACAGAGCCTTTTCAGAAGCCTGTGTCCTTGGAACAGCACCCTGACTATGCCGAGTACATTTTTCACCCGATGGACTTGTCCACTTTAGAGAAG AAtatcaaaaagaaaatgtatggcTGCACTGAAGCCTTTCTGGCTGATATGAAGTGGATCTTGCATAACTGCATCATCTATAATGGAG GTAATCACAAATTAACAGCGACTGCAAAAGTCATTGTCAAGATATGTGAGCATGAG aTGAACGAGATAGAAGTATGTCCAGAGTGCTACCTGTCGGCCTGCCAAAAAAGGGACAATTGGTTCTGTGAGCCATGT AGTCAGCCTCACACACTGGTGTGGGCGAAACTGAAAGGCTTCCCCTTCTGGCCTGCAAAAGCACTTCGTGAAAAGGACGGGCAGGTAGACGCACGGTTCTTCGGACAACATGACAG agcATGGGTTCCCATCAACAACTGCTACCTCATGTCCAAAGAGATCCCTTTCTctgtgaaaaagacaaaaagcatTTTCAACAGTGCCATGCAAGAAATGGAGGTCTATGTGGAAAATGTTCGGAAGAAATTCGGAGTTTTCAACTATGCACCATTCCGGACTCCCTTCACACCCAACAACCAGCTTCAAATGCTGTTGGACCCTGCCAATCCGAGTGCTGGCACTGTGAAAACAGAGAAACCTGATAAACTTCGCTTTAACTTTGATGTAACTGCATCTCCAAAGATGGTTCTTGGCAAGAGTTCAACACCTAGTAGTATGTGTCGAAGGGTGTCTATGACAGACATCCCTCGTTCCCCGATGAGCACTAATTCTTCGGTTCACACGGGGTCCGATGGAGAGCAGGATATGGAAAAAGCCAGTCGGAATTTGGCCTTCCACTACAGCACTGGAGAGGAATCGATGGATTATACTG CATCTCCTGTCTCAGGGAAGGTTGGTCCAGCGGGCAGCTTGACAGGCAGCCCAAAGCCACTCAACCCTGGAGTGGTACCCAAGCAGGAGAGGCCAGCATCCACAGGAGGGATTCTCAATCTAAACCTGG ATCGAGTAAAAGCTGAGATGGACCTGAAAGAGCTGAGTGAGACTgtacagcagcaacagcagcaacaggtGGCGTCCGCCAGCCTCCCAACCCCAAAGAGACCAATCAGGAGCCTGGACAAGACCATTGAAAGCTGCAAGGCTCAGCTTg GAATAGATGAGATTTCCGAAGATGTGTATAAAGGTGTGGACCATAGTGACACAGAGGACTCTGATAAATCTGACTCGAGTGACAGCGAGTATATCAGTGATGAGGAACACAAGCCAAATAGCTCCAGCAAGGATGATAAGGTTAAAGCGGACCGAAAGAGGCCGAGAGCAAGCGCAGCAGAAGCCGAGACTAAAGAGGCAGTTGCAGTGACGGGGGACAAATCTACCCCTGAATCCCATACTAAAGACAAGCAGGACGGTAACGCACCAGAAGAAGCCGTCAAAGAGAAGTCTAAAGTGACCGATTCTCAGTCCGTTACTGACAAGTCCAAGACCCCAGAGGAGGGCAGAGTACCTGCTGCCGCATCAGTCACAGAGCAAGACTCTGATTCTGAAAGAGAGCTGGTGATTGACCTCGGGGATGAAGGAGGCCGTGACTCTAAGAGGTCAAGAAAAGACGTGGGAGCCTCTTCTGCCAAAACCCCCAAAGAGTCCAGTGCAGCCAAATTGGACA GTAAGTTACCCAATTCTGCTGCAGCAGCTCCTCTTGCCGCTTCCACCTTAAAAGACAGCTTGCAGCCTTCTTCAGCCGCTGTCAACAATAATTCACTCGCTGCAAATAGCCAGCCCAGTGCTGGTTCGGTTACCGGCAGTACTTCCAGCGCTCCTTCCACCTCAGTTGCGTCAACCTCGCCGGTACCTCCGGCAATCAAGAAACAACGGCCTTTATTGCCGAAAGAAACCGCCCAGGCCGTGCAGCGAGCAGTTGTTTGGAATCCCACTAAATTGCAGAACTCCTCTCAGAAGTGTCATGTACAGAAGCAGCAACACGCCGAGCAGTCGGCTGTGCAGTCACAAGGCCAGGTGCAGCCGCAGACACAGGCTCAACTTCAGACGAATTCTTCCTCAAGTACCCGCTACCAGACCAGACAAGCAGCCAAAG TCCAACAAAAAGACTCACCTCAGAGTACTTCAGCGTCAAGTAGCTCTTCTTCCTTCATGTCGGGAGACTTCCCCATCCCTACTGCTTCTGCAGATGTAGCTGCAGACATAgccaaatatacaaacaaa ATTATGGACACGATAAAAGGGACAATGACTGAAATCTACAATGACCTATCCAAAAGCACGTCGGGAAATACAATTGCGGAG ATTCGAAGGCTGAGAATAGAGATTGAGAAACTTCAGTGGCTGCATCAACAAGAGTTGTCCGAGATGAAGCATAACCTTG AGCTGACTATGGCAGAAATGAGGCAGAGTCTggagcaggagagagagaggctgGTGGCAGAGGTGAAAAAGCaaatggaggtggaaaagcagcAGGCTGTGGATGAGACCAAAAAGAAGCAGTGGTGCGCCAACTGTAGGAAGGAGGCCATCTTCTATTGCTGTTGGAACACCAGCTACTGTGATTACCCTTGCCAGCAAGCCCATTGGCCAGAACACATGAAGTCCTGCACACAGTCAG CTACAGCTTCGCAGCAGGAACCAGAGGTGGAGCCCAACGTAGACCCTTCAGTCAAATCATCAGGTCATTCCCCTGCCACACAAACTCTGCCTGCAGAAGccgtagcagcagcagcagcagcagcagcagcagcagcttcagGAGGAGGAACACAGGACAGGACACCACCGTTATCTTCATCCATATCAGACAAAAGCAACTCTCCCACATATATCGACAAGAGCAAGGACAGCACTGGGGTTACTGTGACATAA
- the LOC131104685 gene encoding MYND-type zinc finger-containing chromatin reader ZMYND8-like isoform X2, whose amino-acid sequence MHPQSLAEEEIKTESDVVEGMDASVRSKAPDPSGSAERSLAPQKRRVSSPTHSSNGHSPSEASPSPLKKKKKPGAMNSNNKDQSELRHGPFYYMKQPALTTDPVDVVPQDGRNDFYCWLCHREGQVLCCELCPRVYHAKCLKLPAEPEGDWFCPECEKITVAECIETQSKAMTMLNIDHLSYLLKFALQKIKQPGTEPFQKPVSLEQHPDYAEYIFHPMDLSTLEKNIKKKMYGCTEAFLADMKWILHNCIIYNGGNHKLTATAKVIVKICEHEMNEIEVCPECYLSACQKRDNWFCEPCSQPHTLVWAKLKGFPFWPAKALREKDGQVDARFFGQHDRAWVPINNCYLMSKEIPFSVKKTKSIFNSAMQEMEVYVENVRKKFGVFNYAPFRTPFTPNNQLQMLLDPANPSAGTVKTEKPDKLRFNFDVTASPKMVLGKSSTPSSMCRRVSMTDIPRSPMSTNSSVHTGSDGEQDMEKASRNLAFHYSTGEESMDYTGKVGPAGSLTGSPKPLNPGVVPKQERPASTGGILNLNLDRVKAEMDLKELSETVQQQQQQQVASASLPTPKRPIRSLDKTIESCKAQLGIDEISEDVYKGVDHSDTEDSDKSDSSDSEYISDEEHKPNSSSKDDKVKADRKRPRASAAEAETKEAVAVTGDKSTPESHTKDKQDGNAPEEAVKEKSKVTDSQSVTDKSKTPEEGRVPAAASVTEQDSDSERELVIDLGDEGGRDSKRSRKDVGASSAKTPKESSAAKLDSKLPNSAAAAPLAASTLKDSLQPSSAAVNNNSLAANSQPSAGSVTGSTSSAPSTSVASTSPVPPAIKKQRPLLPKETAQAVQRAVVWNPTKLQNSSQKCHVQKQQHAEQSAVQSQGQVQPQTQAQLQTNSSSSTRYQTRQAAKVQQKDSPQSTSASSSSSSFMSGDFPIPTASADVAADIAKYTNKIMDTIKGTMTEIYNDLSKSTSGNTIAEIRRLRIEIEKLQWLHQQELSEMKHNLELTMAEMRQSLEQERERLVAEVKKQMEVEKQQAVDETKKKQWCANCRKEAIFYCCWNTSYCDYPCQQAHWPEHMKSCTQSATASQQEPEVEPNVDPSVKSSGHSPATQTLPAEAVAAAAAAAAAAASGGGTQDRTPPLSSSISDKSNSPTYIDKSKDSTGVTVT is encoded by the exons ATGCATCCACAGAG TCTGGCTGAGGAGGAGATAAAGACGGAGTCGGATGTGGTTGAAGGGATGGATGCATCTGTACGATCTAAAG CCCCGGATCCATCAGGGTCAGCAGAACGCTCCCTGGCACCGCAGAAGAGGAGGGTGTCCAGTCCCACCCACTCCTCCAATGGACACTCTCCGTCAGAGGCCTCCCCGAGCCCActcaagaaaaagaagaagcccGGGGCCATGAACTCTAACAACAAGGACCAG TCAGAGCTAAGACATGGTCCCTTTTACTATATGAAGCAGCCAGCACTCACCACAGACCCTGTTGATGTTGTACCGCAGGACGGGAGGAATGATTTCTACTGCTGGCTGTGCCACCGCGAGGGCCAGGTGCTCTGCTGTGAGCTCTGccccagggtgtaccacgccaaGTGTCTCAAACTACCAGCTGAGCCTGAGGGCGACTGGTTCTGTCCAGAGTGTGAG AAAATAACAGTTGCTGAATGCATTGAAACACAGAGCAAAGCAATGACAATGCTGAATATAGACCATCTCTCTTACTTGCTCAAATTTGCACTCCAAAAGATTAAACAGCCTGGG ACAGAGCCTTTTCAGAAGCCTGTGTCCTTGGAACAGCACCCTGACTATGCCGAGTACATTTTTCACCCGATGGACTTGTCCACTTTAGAGAAG AAtatcaaaaagaaaatgtatggcTGCACTGAAGCCTTTCTGGCTGATATGAAGTGGATCTTGCATAACTGCATCATCTATAATGGAG GTAATCACAAATTAACAGCGACTGCAAAAGTCATTGTCAAGATATGTGAGCATGAG aTGAACGAGATAGAAGTATGTCCAGAGTGCTACCTGTCGGCCTGCCAAAAAAGGGACAATTGGTTCTGTGAGCCATGT AGTCAGCCTCACACACTGGTGTGGGCGAAACTGAAAGGCTTCCCCTTCTGGCCTGCAAAAGCACTTCGTGAAAAGGACGGGCAGGTAGACGCACGGTTCTTCGGACAACATGACAG agcATGGGTTCCCATCAACAACTGCTACCTCATGTCCAAAGAGATCCCTTTCTctgtgaaaaagacaaaaagcatTTTCAACAGTGCCATGCAAGAAATGGAGGTCTATGTGGAAAATGTTCGGAAGAAATTCGGAGTTTTCAACTATGCACCATTCCGGACTCCCTTCACACCCAACAACCAGCTTCAAATGCTGTTGGACCCTGCCAATCCGAGTGCTGGCACTGTGAAAACAGAGAAACCTGATAAACTTCGCTTTAACTTTGATGTAACTGCATCTCCAAAGATGGTTCTTGGCAAGAGTTCAACACCTAGTAGTATGTGTCGAAGGGTGTCTATGACAGACATCCCTCGTTCCCCGATGAGCACTAATTCTTCGGTTCACACGGGGTCCGATGGAGAGCAGGATATGGAAAAAGCCAGTCGGAATTTGGCCTTCCACTACAGCACTGGAGAGGAATCGATGGATTATACTG GGAAGGTTGGTCCAGCGGGCAGCTTGACAGGCAGCCCAAAGCCACTCAACCCTGGAGTGGTACCCAAGCAGGAGAGGCCAGCATCCACAGGAGGGATTCTCAATCTAAACCTGG ATCGAGTAAAAGCTGAGATGGACCTGAAAGAGCTGAGTGAGACTgtacagcagcaacagcagcaacaggtGGCGTCCGCCAGCCTCCCAACCCCAAAGAGACCAATCAGGAGCCTGGACAAGACCATTGAAAGCTGCAAGGCTCAGCTTg GAATAGATGAGATTTCCGAAGATGTGTATAAAGGTGTGGACCATAGTGACACAGAGGACTCTGATAAATCTGACTCGAGTGACAGCGAGTATATCAGTGATGAGGAACACAAGCCAAATAGCTCCAGCAAGGATGATAAGGTTAAAGCGGACCGAAAGAGGCCGAGAGCAAGCGCAGCAGAAGCCGAGACTAAAGAGGCAGTTGCAGTGACGGGGGACAAATCTACCCCTGAATCCCATACTAAAGACAAGCAGGACGGTAACGCACCAGAAGAAGCCGTCAAAGAGAAGTCTAAAGTGACCGATTCTCAGTCCGTTACTGACAAGTCCAAGACCCCAGAGGAGGGCAGAGTACCTGCTGCCGCATCAGTCACAGAGCAAGACTCTGATTCTGAAAGAGAGCTGGTGATTGACCTCGGGGATGAAGGAGGCCGTGACTCTAAGAGGTCAAGAAAAGACGTGGGAGCCTCTTCTGCCAAAACCCCCAAAGAGTCCAGTGCAGCCAAATTGGACA GTAAGTTACCCAATTCTGCTGCAGCAGCTCCTCTTGCCGCTTCCACCTTAAAAGACAGCTTGCAGCCTTCTTCAGCCGCTGTCAACAATAATTCACTCGCTGCAAATAGCCAGCCCAGTGCTGGTTCGGTTACCGGCAGTACTTCCAGCGCTCCTTCCACCTCAGTTGCGTCAACCTCGCCGGTACCTCCGGCAATCAAGAAACAACGGCCTTTATTGCCGAAAGAAACCGCCCAGGCCGTGCAGCGAGCAGTTGTTTGGAATCCCACTAAATTGCAGAACTCCTCTCAGAAGTGTCATGTACAGAAGCAGCAACACGCCGAGCAGTCGGCTGTGCAGTCACAAGGCCAGGTGCAGCCGCAGACACAGGCTCAACTTCAGACGAATTCTTCCTCAAGTACCCGCTACCAGACCAGACAAGCAGCCAAAG TCCAACAAAAAGACTCACCTCAGAGTACTTCAGCGTCAAGTAGCTCTTCTTCCTTCATGTCGGGAGACTTCCCCATCCCTACTGCTTCTGCAGATGTAGCTGCAGACATAgccaaatatacaaacaaa ATTATGGACACGATAAAAGGGACAATGACTGAAATCTACAATGACCTATCCAAAAGCACGTCGGGAAATACAATTGCGGAG ATTCGAAGGCTGAGAATAGAGATTGAGAAACTTCAGTGGCTGCATCAACAAGAGTTGTCCGAGATGAAGCATAACCTTG AGCTGACTATGGCAGAAATGAGGCAGAGTCTggagcaggagagagagaggctgGTGGCAGAGGTGAAAAAGCaaatggaggtggaaaagcagcAGGCTGTGGATGAGACCAAAAAGAAGCAGTGGTGCGCCAACTGTAGGAAGGAGGCCATCTTCTATTGCTGTTGGAACACCAGCTACTGTGATTACCCTTGCCAGCAAGCCCATTGGCCAGAACACATGAAGTCCTGCACACAGTCAG CTACAGCTTCGCAGCAGGAACCAGAGGTGGAGCCCAACGTAGACCCTTCAGTCAAATCATCAGGTCATTCCCCTGCCACACAAACTCTGCCTGCAGAAGccgtagcagcagcagcagcagcagcagcagcagcagcttcagGAGGAGGAACACAGGACAGGACACCACCGTTATCTTCATCCATATCAGACAAAAGCAACTCTCCCACATATATCGACAAGAGCAAGGACAGCACTGGGGTTACTGTGACATAA
- the LOC131104685 gene encoding MYND-type zinc finger-containing chromatin reader ZMYND8-like isoform X3, giving the protein MDASVRSKAPDPSGSAERSLAPQKRRVSSPTHSSNGHSPSEASPSPLKKKKKPGAMNSNNKDQSELRHGPFYYMKQPALTTDPVDVVPQDGRNDFYCWLCHREGQVLCCELCPRVYHAKCLKLPAEPEGDWFCPECEKITVAECIETQSKAMTMLNIDHLSYLLKFALQKIKQPGTEPFQKPVSLEQHPDYAEYIFHPMDLSTLEKNIKKKMYGCTEAFLADMKWILHNCIIYNGGNHKLTATAKVIVKICEHEMNEIEVCPECYLSACQKRDNWFCEPCSQPHTLVWAKLKGFPFWPAKALREKDGQVDARFFGQHDRAWVPINNCYLMSKEIPFSVKKTKSIFNSAMQEMEVYVENVRKKFGVFNYAPFRTPFTPNNQLQMLLDPANPSAGTVKTEKPDKLRFNFDVTASPKMVLGKSSTPSSMCRRVSMTDIPRSPMSTNSSVHTGSDGEQDMEKASRNLAFHYSTGEESMDYTASPVSGKVGPAGSLTGSPKPLNPGVVPKQERPASTGGILNLNLDRVKAEMDLKELSETVQQQQQQQVASASLPTPKRPIRSLDKTIESCKAQLGIDEISEDVYKGVDHSDTEDSDKSDSSDSEYISDEEHKPNSSSKDDKVKADRKRPRASAAEAETKEAVAVTGDKSTPESHTKDKQDGNAPEEAVKEKSKVTDSQSVTDKSKTPEEGRVPAAASVTEQDSDSERELVIDLGDEGGRDSKRSRKDVGASSAKTPKESSAAKLDSKLPNSAAAAPLAASTLKDSLQPSSAAVNNNSLAANSQPSAGSVTGSTSSAPSTSVASTSPVPPAIKKQRPLLPKETAQAVQRAVVWNPTKLQNSSQKCHVQKQQHAEQSAVQSQGQVQPQTQAQLQTNSSSSTRYQTRQAAKVQQKDSPQSTSASSSSSSFMSGDFPIPTASADVAADIAKYTNKIMDTIKGTMTEIYNDLSKSTSGNTIAEIRRLRIEIEKLQWLHQQELSEMKHNLELTMAEMRQSLEQERERLVAEVKKQMEVEKQQAVDETKKKQWCANCRKEAIFYCCWNTSYCDYPCQQAHWPEHMKSCTQSATASQQEPEVEPNVDPSVKSSGHSPATQTLPAEAVAAAAAAAAAAASGGGTQDRTPPLSSSISDKSNSPTYIDKSKDSTGVTVT; this is encoded by the exons ATGGATGCATCTGTACGATCTAAAG CCCCGGATCCATCAGGGTCAGCAGAACGCTCCCTGGCACCGCAGAAGAGGAGGGTGTCCAGTCCCACCCACTCCTCCAATGGACACTCTCCGTCAGAGGCCTCCCCGAGCCCActcaagaaaaagaagaagcccGGGGCCATGAACTCTAACAACAAGGACCAG TCAGAGCTAAGACATGGTCCCTTTTACTATATGAAGCAGCCAGCACTCACCACAGACCCTGTTGATGTTGTACCGCAGGACGGGAGGAATGATTTCTACTGCTGGCTGTGCCACCGCGAGGGCCAGGTGCTCTGCTGTGAGCTCTGccccagggtgtaccacgccaaGTGTCTCAAACTACCAGCTGAGCCTGAGGGCGACTGGTTCTGTCCAGAGTGTGAG AAAATAACAGTTGCTGAATGCATTGAAACACAGAGCAAAGCAATGACAATGCTGAATATAGACCATCTCTCTTACTTGCTCAAATTTGCACTCCAAAAGATTAAACAGCCTGGG ACAGAGCCTTTTCAGAAGCCTGTGTCCTTGGAACAGCACCCTGACTATGCCGAGTACATTTTTCACCCGATGGACTTGTCCACTTTAGAGAAG AAtatcaaaaagaaaatgtatggcTGCACTGAAGCCTTTCTGGCTGATATGAAGTGGATCTTGCATAACTGCATCATCTATAATGGAG GTAATCACAAATTAACAGCGACTGCAAAAGTCATTGTCAAGATATGTGAGCATGAG aTGAACGAGATAGAAGTATGTCCAGAGTGCTACCTGTCGGCCTGCCAAAAAAGGGACAATTGGTTCTGTGAGCCATGT AGTCAGCCTCACACACTGGTGTGGGCGAAACTGAAAGGCTTCCCCTTCTGGCCTGCAAAAGCACTTCGTGAAAAGGACGGGCAGGTAGACGCACGGTTCTTCGGACAACATGACAG agcATGGGTTCCCATCAACAACTGCTACCTCATGTCCAAAGAGATCCCTTTCTctgtgaaaaagacaaaaagcatTTTCAACAGTGCCATGCAAGAAATGGAGGTCTATGTGGAAAATGTTCGGAAGAAATTCGGAGTTTTCAACTATGCACCATTCCGGACTCCCTTCACACCCAACAACCAGCTTCAAATGCTGTTGGACCCTGCCAATCCGAGTGCTGGCACTGTGAAAACAGAGAAACCTGATAAACTTCGCTTTAACTTTGATGTAACTGCATCTCCAAAGATGGTTCTTGGCAAGAGTTCAACACCTAGTAGTATGTGTCGAAGGGTGTCTATGACAGACATCCCTCGTTCCCCGATGAGCACTAATTCTTCGGTTCACACGGGGTCCGATGGAGAGCAGGATATGGAAAAAGCCAGTCGGAATTTGGCCTTCCACTACAGCACTGGAGAGGAATCGATGGATTATACTG CATCTCCTGTCTCAGGGAAGGTTGGTCCAGCGGGCAGCTTGACAGGCAGCCCAAAGCCACTCAACCCTGGAGTGGTACCCAAGCAGGAGAGGCCAGCATCCACAGGAGGGATTCTCAATCTAAACCTGG ATCGAGTAAAAGCTGAGATGGACCTGAAAGAGCTGAGTGAGACTgtacagcagcaacagcagcaacaggtGGCGTCCGCCAGCCTCCCAACCCCAAAGAGACCAATCAGGAGCCTGGACAAGACCATTGAAAGCTGCAAGGCTCAGCTTg GAATAGATGAGATTTCCGAAGATGTGTATAAAGGTGTGGACCATAGTGACACAGAGGACTCTGATAAATCTGACTCGAGTGACAGCGAGTATATCAGTGATGAGGAACACAAGCCAAATAGCTCCAGCAAGGATGATAAGGTTAAAGCGGACCGAAAGAGGCCGAGAGCAAGCGCAGCAGAAGCCGAGACTAAAGAGGCAGTTGCAGTGACGGGGGACAAATCTACCCCTGAATCCCATACTAAAGACAAGCAGGACGGTAACGCACCAGAAGAAGCCGTCAAAGAGAAGTCTAAAGTGACCGATTCTCAGTCCGTTACTGACAAGTCCAAGACCCCAGAGGAGGGCAGAGTACCTGCTGCCGCATCAGTCACAGAGCAAGACTCTGATTCTGAAAGAGAGCTGGTGATTGACCTCGGGGATGAAGGAGGCCGTGACTCTAAGAGGTCAAGAAAAGACGTGGGAGCCTCTTCTGCCAAAACCCCCAAAGAGTCCAGTGCAGCCAAATTGGACA GTAAGTTACCCAATTCTGCTGCAGCAGCTCCTCTTGCCGCTTCCACCTTAAAAGACAGCTTGCAGCCTTCTTCAGCCGCTGTCAACAATAATTCACTCGCTGCAAATAGCCAGCCCAGTGCTGGTTCGGTTACCGGCAGTACTTCCAGCGCTCCTTCCACCTCAGTTGCGTCAACCTCGCCGGTACCTCCGGCAATCAAGAAACAACGGCCTTTATTGCCGAAAGAAACCGCCCAGGCCGTGCAGCGAGCAGTTGTTTGGAATCCCACTAAATTGCAGAACTCCTCTCAGAAGTGTCATGTACAGAAGCAGCAACACGCCGAGCAGTCGGCTGTGCAGTCACAAGGCCAGGTGCAGCCGCAGACACAGGCTCAACTTCAGACGAATTCTTCCTCAAGTACCCGCTACCAGACCAGACAAGCAGCCAAAG TCCAACAAAAAGACTCACCTCAGAGTACTTCAGCGTCAAGTAGCTCTTCTTCCTTCATGTCGGGAGACTTCCCCATCCCTACTGCTTCTGCAGATGTAGCTGCAGACATAgccaaatatacaaacaaa ATTATGGACACGATAAAAGGGACAATGACTGAAATCTACAATGACCTATCCAAAAGCACGTCGGGAAATACAATTGCGGAG ATTCGAAGGCTGAGAATAGAGATTGAGAAACTTCAGTGGCTGCATCAACAAGAGTTGTCCGAGATGAAGCATAACCTTG AGCTGACTATGGCAGAAATGAGGCAGAGTCTggagcaggagagagagaggctgGTGGCAGAGGTGAAAAAGCaaatggaggtggaaaagcagcAGGCTGTGGATGAGACCAAAAAGAAGCAGTGGTGCGCCAACTGTAGGAAGGAGGCCATCTTCTATTGCTGTTGGAACACCAGCTACTGTGATTACCCTTGCCAGCAAGCCCATTGGCCAGAACACATGAAGTCCTGCACACAGTCAG CTACAGCTTCGCAGCAGGAACCAGAGGTGGAGCCCAACGTAGACCCTTCAGTCAAATCATCAGGTCATTCCCCTGCCACACAAACTCTGCCTGCAGAAGccgtagcagcagcagcagcagcagcagcagcagcagcttcagGAGGAGGAACACAGGACAGGACACCACCGTTATCTTCATCCATATCAGACAAAAGCAACTCTCCCACATATATCGACAAGAGCAAGGACAGCACTGGGGTTACTGTGACATAA